A window of the Paraburkholderia sp. ZP32-5 genome harbors these coding sequences:
- a CDS encoding TonB-dependent receptor, with translation MKKTRIKKIGKGVARGLTAPLLAMALVHPASAQQSPTAGAANAAPSDTSTLPPVEVRAATPTQAPVIDNINDPEQVTGLSKTGTALKDLPASVQVIPRALLTEQGATMLRQGVSNASGVNVGGQDTKGYYDHFLIRGLNAQIYNDGFSDGDLLGGVSHSLNGVERIEVLEGPGSALFGSGPPGGTINIVHYAPSSEFHFGGNIQSGSFGTIGGSGYVTGPTGIAGLNYRVDATVSRSDGFRDLASRDEEIRPAFEWKLDNHKIDFSLDARDIHETPDSYGLIYFHGSPITGVPIDAKYSTPFAYARGNYVRPTLTDEWKISDILTINNRFSYLHHSLDVVGNGDSTSTKVSDGEVVGRQLRQQDDSDNSIDYQLEPVWRFGTGSVKHTLLTGFEYQHQTIDTERTTADLPNIPDAFAPVPPETSLAGLTFLCDAKHSCDNDHLVANYYSLYATDQIDVTDRLKVRAGVRKDWWDTSLTPNITVPGRFDTQGQPLVAGVTDSRNDAPVSWNIGVLYKVLPWMSPYVGVSKSHLTNFNSESTQNGIGAPESALQYEVGVKFSFLDDRYVLNTALFDVSRDNVATLTTINGVESVVFDGQKTKGAEASLDASITPQWHLTANFTAQDPKITDNPQALASVGNRPQGAPAFIGNLWTTYDFSIAGVPGFHVGAGVNYAAKSYSDATNVNSIPSYVIANAAFGYETSRWGVDLNVHNLTDRRYFIAANAAGAYVGESLSAFVNLHAHF, from the coding sequence GTGAAGAAGACCCGTATCAAGAAGATCGGAAAAGGGGTTGCGCGGGGATTGACCGCGCCGCTGCTCGCCATGGCACTCGTTCACCCGGCGAGCGCGCAGCAGTCGCCGACGGCTGGCGCGGCAAACGCGGCACCGTCGGATACTTCGACGTTGCCACCTGTCGAGGTGCGCGCAGCCACGCCGACTCAGGCGCCGGTGATCGACAACATCAACGATCCGGAGCAGGTCACGGGTTTGAGCAAGACCGGAACCGCGCTGAAGGATCTACCCGCGAGCGTGCAGGTGATTCCGCGCGCACTGTTGACCGAGCAAGGCGCGACGATGCTGCGGCAGGGCGTGTCCAATGCGAGCGGTGTCAATGTCGGCGGTCAGGACACGAAGGGCTACTACGACCACTTTCTGATTCGCGGCCTCAATGCGCAGATCTATAACGACGGATTCTCCGATGGCGATCTGCTCGGCGGCGTTTCGCATTCGCTAAATGGCGTCGAGCGTATCGAGGTGCTCGAAGGCCCGGGTTCCGCGCTTTTCGGCAGCGGGCCGCCGGGAGGCACGATCAACATCGTCCATTACGCGCCGTCTTCCGAATTTCATTTTGGCGGCAATATCCAGTCGGGCTCGTTCGGCACGATTGGCGGCAGCGGCTACGTTACCGGGCCAACTGGCATCGCAGGACTGAACTATCGCGTCGATGCGACCGTGTCGCGCTCGGATGGATTCCGCGATCTCGCGAGCCGCGACGAAGAGATTCGGCCCGCGTTCGAATGGAAGCTCGACAATCACAAGATCGATTTCTCTCTGGATGCGCGTGACATTCACGAGACGCCCGACTCGTATGGTCTGATCTACTTCCATGGTTCGCCTATTACAGGCGTGCCGATCGATGCAAAGTACTCGACGCCGTTTGCTTATGCGCGTGGTAACTACGTGCGCCCGACTCTGACCGATGAGTGGAAGATCAGCGACATCCTGACGATCAACAATCGCTTTTCGTACCTGCATCACAGCCTCGATGTAGTCGGTAACGGCGACAGCACGAGTACCAAGGTCAGCGATGGCGAGGTGGTCGGCCGGCAACTGCGGCAGCAGGACGATTCGGACAACAGTATCGATTATCAACTGGAGCCGGTATGGCGGTTCGGCACGGGCAGCGTCAAGCACACGCTGCTGACCGGCTTCGAATACCAGCATCAGACGATCGACACCGAGCGCACCACGGCGGACTTGCCGAACATTCCCGATGCGTTCGCACCGGTTCCACCGGAAACTTCGCTGGCCGGTCTCACATTCCTGTGCGATGCCAAGCACTCGTGCGACAACGATCATCTCGTCGCCAATTACTACAGCCTGTACGCGACCGATCAGATCGACGTGACCGACAGGCTCAAGGTGAGAGCAGGCGTTCGCAAGGATTGGTGGGACACGTCGCTCACGCCGAACATCACCGTGCCGGGGCGCTTCGATACGCAGGGTCAGCCGCTTGTTGCCGGTGTAACGGATTCGCGTAACGACGCGCCGGTCAGTTGGAACATCGGCGTGCTCTACAAAGTACTGCCGTGGATGTCGCCTTATGTCGGCGTATCGAAGAGTCATCTGACGAACTTCAACTCCGAGAGTACGCAAAACGGCATTGGCGCACCGGAATCCGCGTTGCAATACGAAGTGGGCGTGAAGTTCTCGTTTCTCGACGACCGGTATGTGTTGAATACTGCGCTCTTCGACGTTTCGCGCGATAACGTGGCGACGCTGACCACGATCAATGGCGTGGAAAGCGTGGTGTTCGACGGCCAGAAAACGAAGGGCGCGGAAGCGTCGCTCGATGCGAGCATCACGCCGCAATGGCATCTGACCGCCAACTTCACCGCGCAGGATCCGAAGATCACCGACAACCCGCAGGCGTTGGCATCGGTCGGCAATCGTCCGCAAGGTGCACCGGCGTTTATCGGCAACCTGTGGACCACCTACGACTTTTCGATCGCCGGCGTGCCGGGTTTCCATGTCGGCGCGGGCGTCAACTATGCCGCCAAGTCGTACAGCGATGCGACGAACGTCAATTCGATTCCGTCGTACGTGATTGCCAATGCAGCATTCGGCTATGAAACGTCACGCTGGGGCGTGGATCTGAACGTCCACAATCTGACGGATCGCCGTTACTTCATTGCCGCCAACGCAGCCGGTGCGTATGTCGGCGAATCGCTGAGTGCGTTCGTCAATCTGCACGCACACTTCTAA
- the glnH gene encoding glutamine ABC transporter substrate-binding protein GlnH, producing the protein MKLVAKLVAAALVAASVLGHAARAETLLVACDTAFVPFEFKQGDKYVGFDIDLWEAIAKDLKLDYKLQPMDFSGILPALQTHNVDVALAGITIKDERKKVIDFSDGYYDSGFLLMVPATSTIKGPEDLKGKSLALKTGTSAADYAKAHFAGTDLRQFPNIDNAYLELQTGRVDAAMHDTPNVLYYIKTAGNGHVKAVGPQMMAQQYGIGFPKGSPLVPKVNEAIAKIKADGRYAAIYKKWFGVEPPAKS; encoded by the coding sequence ATGAAACTCGTTGCAAAGCTCGTCGCGGCGGCACTCGTCGCTGCCTCCGTCCTCGGTCATGCCGCACGGGCCGAGACCTTGCTGGTCGCCTGCGACACGGCGTTCGTGCCGTTCGAATTCAAGCAGGGCGACAAATACGTCGGCTTCGACATCGATCTGTGGGAAGCGATCGCGAAGGATCTGAAGCTCGATTACAAGCTGCAGCCGATGGACTTCAGCGGCATTCTGCCGGCTTTGCAAACGCATAACGTCGATGTCGCGCTCGCGGGCATCACGATTAAGGACGAGCGCAAGAAGGTCATCGACTTCTCGGATGGCTACTACGACAGCGGCTTCCTGTTGATGGTGCCCGCCACGAGCACGATCAAGGGTCCGGAAGACCTCAAGGGCAAGTCGCTCGCGCTGAAGACCGGCACCTCGGCGGCAGACTACGCGAAGGCGCATTTCGCCGGCACCGATCTGCGGCAGTTCCCGAACATCGACAACGCGTATCTCGAACTGCAGACCGGTCGCGTCGATGCCGCGATGCACGATACGCCGAACGTCCTCTACTACATCAAGACGGCAGGCAACGGACATGTGAAGGCAGTCGGTCCACAGATGATGGCGCAACAATACGGCATCGGTTTCCCGAAGGGCAGCCCGCTCGTGCCGAAGGTCAATGAGGCGATTGCGAAGATCAAGGCCGACGGACGTTATGCGGCGATCTACAAGAAGTGGTTCGGTGTCGAACCGCCGGCAAAGTCCTGA
- the glnP gene encoding glutamine ABC transporter permease GlnP encodes MQFDLSVVINAIPALLQGAKLTVLITIAGLAGGLVVGFLFGLMRAYGNAVLQKIAFAYVEFVRGTPIVVQVMFIYFALPVLLNVRVDAMTAAVVSIIVNSGAYIAEIVRGAFLSVPRGLKEAGLALGMPMWRVLAFVVGPVAVRRMTPSLGNQFIVSLKDTSLFIVIGVGELTRQGQEIMAANFRAVEIWTAVALIYLCMIGVLTFGLRTMEKRMRIL; translated from the coding sequence ATGCAGTTCGATCTGTCTGTCGTCATCAATGCGATACCGGCGCTGCTGCAGGGCGCGAAACTGACGGTGCTGATTACCATCGCCGGCCTCGCGGGCGGCCTCGTCGTCGGTTTTCTGTTCGGCCTGATGCGCGCATATGGCAACGCCGTTCTGCAGAAGATCGCGTTCGCGTACGTCGAATTCGTGCGCGGTACGCCAATCGTCGTTCAGGTGATGTTCATCTACTTCGCGTTGCCGGTACTGCTCAACGTGCGCGTCGACGCGATGACGGCCGCGGTTGTGTCGATCATCGTCAACTCGGGCGCGTATATCGCCGAGATCGTGCGCGGCGCGTTTCTATCGGTGCCGCGCGGTCTGAAGGAAGCGGGGCTCGCGCTCGGCATGCCGATGTGGCGCGTGCTCGCGTTCGTCGTCGGGCCGGTTGCCGTGCGGCGCATGACGCCGTCGCTGGGCAACCAGTTCATCGTGAGCCTGAAGGACACATCGCTGTTCATCGTGATCGGCGTCGGCGAATTGACGCGCCAGGGCCAGGAGATCATGGCGGCGAATTTCCGCGCCGTCGAAATCTGGACCGCGGTCGCGCTGATCTACCTCTGCATGATCGGCGTGCTGACCTTCGGCCTGCGCACGATGGAAAAGAGGATGCGGATACTATGA
- the glnQ gene encoding glutamine ABC transporter ATP-binding protein GlnQ, producing MNTLDMVQFKQVTKRFGKTTVLDGVDLNIRAGEVVVLIGPSGSGKSTLLRCINALEQIDGGDLVVDGISVLGGSKQVREIRREAGMVFQQFNLFPQLTALENVAFGPRQVRGMGKREAEVLARELLAKVGLAERVNHYASELSGGQQQRVAIARALAVKPKLMLFDEPTSALDPELRQEVLRVMQSLAEDGMTMVVVTHEMAFARRVGTRLIFMEHGHIAVDGAPAELIDNPPNQRLRDFLQHVE from the coding sequence ATGAATACGCTCGATATGGTGCAGTTCAAGCAGGTCACGAAGCGCTTCGGCAAGACCACCGTGCTCGACGGCGTCGATCTGAACATCCGCGCGGGCGAAGTCGTGGTGCTGATCGGTCCATCGGGTTCGGGCAAGTCGACGCTGCTGCGGTGTATCAACGCGCTGGAGCAGATCGACGGTGGCGATCTGGTCGTCGACGGCATCAGCGTGCTGGGCGGCTCAAAGCAGGTACGCGAGATCCGCCGCGAAGCGGGCATGGTGTTTCAACAGTTCAACCTGTTCCCGCAATTGACGGCGCTCGAGAACGTCGCGTTCGGTCCGCGTCAGGTGCGCGGCATGGGCAAGCGTGAAGCCGAAGTGCTCGCGCGCGAACTGCTCGCGAAAGTGGGCCTCGCAGAACGCGTGAATCACTATGCGAGCGAGTTGTCGGGCGGTCAGCAGCAACGCGTGGCGATTGCGCGCGCGCTGGCGGTCAAGCCTAAACTGATGCTGTTCGACGAGCCAACTTCCGCTCTCGATCCGGAATTGCGTCAGGAAGTATTGCGCGTGATGCAGTCGCTGGCGGAAGACGGTATGACGATGGTCGTGGTGACGCACGAGATGGCGTTTGCGCGCCGCGTCGGCACGCGGCTCATTTTCATGGAGCACGGCCATATCGCCGTCGATGGCGCGCCCGCCGAACTGATCGACAATCCGCCGAATCAGCGGTTGCGTGATTTCCTTCAACACGTCGAGTGA
- a CDS encoding C45 family autoproteolytic acyltransferase/hydolase, producing MPVLGYIEISGMPFEAGRALGRFGAPAVHRHLVRSSAWRDVMQWRGTPLAGALAAHTQQRFPRVWAELQGLADGLGLPFEEVFLWNCRGDVWAASPDGCTTVQLPAAGHNRIAHNEDGDPGFAGDCAIAECRIDGSPRFAAFVYPGSLPGHTFAVTDAGLAIAVNNLRQRGVQAGVPRMVLMRALLDVRNSANALSLLRDNPRAGGFHVTLGHRASDVLTSVEFSGHGYSAQTITQPSLHANHAIHPAMSGFAQIVTDSSRHRQARGDTLLHEARQARHSPEPLSILADTHDASLPIYRNDPNDPDDENTLATADILIKASHIEWSVYEQPGTPPRYRMIDGHRQTHDTPQGGEQRSEGA from the coding sequence ATGCCCGTACTAGGTTACATCGAGATTTCCGGCATGCCGTTCGAGGCAGGCCGCGCGTTGGGGCGTTTCGGCGCGCCGGCCGTGCATCGTCATCTGGTGCGTTCGAGCGCCTGGCGCGACGTGATGCAATGGCGCGGCACGCCGCTCGCCGGCGCGCTGGCCGCGCACACGCAGCAGCGTTTTCCTCGTGTGTGGGCGGAATTGCAGGGCCTCGCCGATGGCCTCGGTCTGCCATTCGAAGAGGTGTTCCTGTGGAACTGCCGCGGCGACGTGTGGGCCGCATCGCCGGATGGATGCACGACAGTGCAGTTGCCGGCGGCCGGCCACAATCGCATCGCGCACAACGAAGACGGCGACCCGGGCTTCGCCGGCGATTGCGCGATCGCCGAATGCCGTATCGACGGCAGCCCGCGCTTTGCCGCTTTCGTCTATCCGGGTTCGCTGCCGGGTCATACGTTCGCGGTGACGGACGCGGGTCTTGCCATTGCAGTAAACAACCTGCGGCAGCGCGGCGTGCAGGCTGGCGTGCCGCGCATGGTGCTGATGCGCGCATTGCTGGATGTCCGCAATTCCGCGAACGCGTTATCGCTGTTGCGCGACAATCCGCGCGCGGGCGGCTTTCACGTTACGCTCGGGCACCGCGCGAGCGACGTTTTGACCAGTGTCGAGTTCAGCGGGCACGGCTACTCGGCGCAAACGATCACGCAGCCATCGTTGCATGCGAATCACGCGATCCATCCGGCGATGAGCGGCTTTGCGCAGATCGTGACCGATTCTTCACGGCATCGGCAGGCGCGCGGTGACACGTTGCTGCACGAGGCGAGGCAAGCGCGGCATTCGCCGGAGCCGCTGTCGATTCTCGCCGACACGCACGACGCGTCGCTACCGATCTATCGCAACGACCCGAATGACCCGGACGACGAGAACACCCTCGCCACCGCCGATATCCTGATCAAGGCGTCTCACATAGAATGGAGCGTTTATGAACAGCCGGGGACGCCGCCCCGATATCGAATGATCGATGGACACAGACAAACGCACGACACGCCGCAAGGCGGCGAACAACGAAGCGAAGGCGCCTGA
- a CDS encoding MurR/RpiR family transcriptional regulator — protein sequence MDTDKRTTRRKAANNEAKAPDPIGLVPRTVDGLRELVVRIGRDEAGLSLGGKAHAVLAWLIERPEEVAVRTITDLAAALDVNASTLTRLSTKLGYTGFADFQSVFRDSLAQRHRHFYTHQAERLVAGKKAHGHAGADAEDSSEVDVVAQLARESIGNVETFLARLSPADLRGAATLLADAPRVRVHGLRQFSALASFLCYGLGMIRTDVGLLDAQGLGVAEGLAQLQPGDVVVVTSVAPYTRSVAEAAVAASDAGMTVIAITDTLASPLVPPARHAFLIPHDSSFFSNSMGAYLIFCEGLLNLVATHLGKRSLQALSRRERLITALGIERD from the coding sequence ATGGACACAGACAAACGCACGACACGCCGCAAGGCGGCGAACAACGAAGCGAAGGCGCCTGACCCGATCGGTCTGGTGCCGCGCACTGTCGACGGATTGCGCGAGCTGGTGGTGCGCATCGGCCGCGACGAGGCAGGGCTTTCGCTTGGCGGCAAGGCGCATGCGGTGCTCGCGTGGTTGATCGAGCGGCCGGAGGAAGTGGCCGTGCGTACGATCACCGATCTTGCGGCCGCGCTGGATGTCAATGCATCGACGCTGACGCGTCTCAGCACGAAACTCGGCTACACCGGCTTCGCCGATTTTCAGAGCGTATTCCGCGATTCGTTGGCGCAGCGGCATCGGCATTTCTACACGCATCAGGCGGAACGTCTGGTGGCCGGCAAGAAAGCGCATGGGCATGCTGGCGCCGACGCGGAAGATTCATCCGAAGTCGATGTGGTCGCGCAACTCGCGCGTGAATCGATCGGCAATGTCGAGACGTTCCTCGCGCGGCTATCGCCCGCGGATCTGCGTGGCGCGGCGACTTTGCTCGCCGATGCGCCGCGTGTGCGCGTACATGGTCTGCGGCAGTTCAGCGCGCTTGCCAGTTTCCTGTGCTACGGCCTCGGCATGATCCGCACCGATGTCGGCCTGCTCGATGCGCAAGGGCTCGGCGTCGCGGAAGGCCTCGCGCAGTTGCAGCCGGGTGACGTGGTCGTCGTGACGAGCGTGGCGCCATATACGCGCAGCGTTGCCGAAGCAGCTGTAGCAGCCTCCGACGCCGGCATGACCGTGATCGCGATCACCGACACGCTCGCATCACCGCTCGTGCCGCCCGCGCGTCACGCGTTTCTGATTCCGCACGACAGCAGCTTCTTCAGCAACAGCATGGGCGCGTATCTGATCTTTTGCGAAGGCCTGCTCAATCTCGTCGCGACGCATCTTGGCAAGCGTTCTCTTCAGGCGCTGTCGCGACGTGAGCGGCTCATTACGGCATTGGGTATCGAGCGCGATTGA
- a CDS encoding GFA family protein gives MTATSVSCSCGKVEYKLAGTPILTAVCYCDDCQRGSAQIDALANAAPVLGADGGTAYVLYRRDRFECTKGRELLRDLRLKDTSPTKRVVAGCCNTAMHLDFEKGHWVAAYRERFRQDAPPIQMCIQARFKPESASAPSDIPTYRTFPPRFLAKLLMSRIAMVFS, from the coding sequence ATGACAGCGACATCCGTTTCATGCTCATGCGGCAAAGTGGAGTACAAGCTTGCCGGTACACCGATACTGACGGCCGTTTGCTACTGCGACGATTGCCAACGAGGCTCCGCGCAGATCGACGCGTTAGCGAATGCCGCGCCGGTTCTCGGCGCGGATGGCGGAACCGCGTATGTGCTCTATCGCAGAGATCGTTTCGAGTGCACGAAAGGCCGTGAGTTGCTGCGAGACCTGCGCCTGAAGGACACGTCGCCGACCAAACGTGTCGTCGCCGGATGCTGCAATACCGCGATGCATCTCGACTTCGAAAAGGGACACTGGGTGGCGGCGTACCGGGAACGCTTTCGGCAAGACGCGCCACCAATACAAATGTGCATTCAGGCGCGCTTCAAGCCGGAGTCGGCCAGCGCACCGAGCGATATACCGACCTACCGGACGTTTCCTCCGCGGTTTCTTGCAAAGCTTCTTATGTCCCGCATTGCGATGGTCTTTTCGTAG
- the bfr gene encoding bacterioferritin: MQADPKVIDYLNAELKNELTAINQYFLHARLYKHWGLDALGKHEYDESIEEMKHADKLIERILMLDGLPNLQDLSKLLIGEDTREILECDLKLERIAQAQCKEAIVYCESVRDFVSREIFVEILDATEDHIDWLETQLGLIDKIGIENYQQSGIGSLN; encoded by the coding sequence ATGCAAGCCGATCCGAAGGTTATCGACTATCTGAACGCCGAACTGAAAAACGAGCTGACAGCGATCAACCAGTATTTCCTGCATGCGAGGCTTTATAAACATTGGGGCCTCGATGCACTCGGCAAGCATGAATACGACGAATCGATCGAGGAAATGAAGCATGCGGACAAGCTGATCGAGCGGATTCTGATGCTCGACGGACTGCCCAACCTGCAGGACTTGAGCAAGCTGCTCATTGGCGAAGACACGCGCGAGATCCTCGAATGCGATCTGAAGCTCGAACGGATCGCGCAAGCGCAATGCAAGGAAGCGATCGTGTATTGCGAATCCGTTCGCGACTTCGTATCGAGAGAGATCTTCGTTGAAATTCTCGACGCCACCGAAGATCACATCGACTGGCTCGAAACCCAGCTTGGACTGATCGACAAGATCGGCATCGAAAACTATCAGCAGTCGGGAATCGGCTCGCTCAATTGA
- a CDS encoding MFS transporter, giving the protein MAATQSGAMPLSNEEARRQLRRAVIASTIGTTIEWYDFFLYSTVTGLVFAKLFFPESDPLVGTLQAFLIYAVGFIARPVGAAIFGHYGDRIGRKATLIVTLLLMGFATFAVGFVPTYESIGIWGAILLTVLRFIQGVGVGGEWGGSVLMSMEWARTNKHRGFVASWPQFGVPAGLFVANLVVLATSELSGSAFLTWGWRVPFFFSIVLVAIGLYIRLNILETPIFAKLLAENRIEKAPMLEVLRRQPKDILLSAFARMAEQAPFYIFTAFIFAYGVKTLGASRDLLLTAVLAAAVLEFITIPLFGHISDLIGRRRMYMIGAAAVGIFGFIFFYMVDTRNPMWIFAAIVLSLVPHAMMYGPQAALIAESFTGRLRYSGASMGYQLASIIAGGPAPLIATALFAYFHSGLAVAGYIFVCAVISLAAASRLGDYTNKDISREYDDVPGRRHRFHLN; this is encoded by the coding sequence ATGGCTGCCACGCAATCAGGGGCAATGCCCCTCTCCAATGAGGAGGCTCGGCGCCAGTTGCGCCGCGCTGTCATCGCCAGCACGATTGGCACGACAATCGAATGGTACGACTTCTTTCTATACAGCACGGTCACCGGTCTGGTGTTCGCCAAGCTGTTCTTCCCCGAATCGGACCCGCTCGTCGGGACACTGCAGGCTTTTCTGATCTATGCCGTGGGCTTTATCGCGCGGCCTGTCGGCGCGGCGATTTTCGGCCACTACGGCGACCGGATCGGACGTAAAGCAACCTTGATCGTCACACTATTGCTGATGGGGTTTGCGACGTTCGCCGTGGGTTTTGTGCCGACCTATGAGAGCATCGGCATCTGGGGTGCCATCCTGCTCACGGTGCTGCGCTTTATTCAGGGTGTTGGCGTCGGCGGCGAGTGGGGCGGCTCGGTACTGATGTCGATGGAATGGGCGCGTACCAACAAGCATCGCGGCTTCGTCGCATCGTGGCCACAGTTCGGCGTACCCGCCGGGTTATTCGTCGCAAACCTGGTGGTGCTGGCCACCAGCGAGCTTTCCGGCAGTGCGTTTCTGACGTGGGGTTGGCGAGTGCCGTTCTTCTTCAGTATCGTGCTGGTCGCGATCGGTCTTTATATCCGCTTGAATATTCTCGAAACACCGATTTTCGCGAAGCTCCTCGCCGAGAACAGGATCGAAAAGGCACCGATGCTCGAAGTACTGCGCCGTCAGCCGAAAGACATTCTTCTGTCGGCGTTTGCGCGCATGGCCGAACAGGCGCCTTTCTACATTTTCACGGCCTTTATCTTTGCCTACGGCGTGAAGACATTGGGCGCCTCGCGCGACCTGTTGCTCACGGCGGTACTCGCGGCAGCCGTATTGGAATTCATCACGATTCCGCTATTCGGCCACATTTCCGATCTTATCGGCCGGCGACGCATGTACATGATCGGCGCCGCTGCCGTGGGCATTTTCGGCTTCATCTTCTTCTACATGGTCGACACGCGAAACCCGATGTGGATTTTCGCTGCCATCGTGCTTTCGCTGGTGCCTCACGCGATGATGTATGGTCCGCAAGCCGCGCTGATCGCGGAGTCGTTTACGGGCCGGTTGCGCTATAGCGGTGCGTCGATGGGCTACCAGTTGGCGTCCATCATTGCGGGCGGACCCGCGCCGCTGATCGCGACCGCGCTATTCGCGTACTTCCATTCGGGCCTTGCCGTGGCGGGTTATATCTTCGTGTGCGCGGTGATCAGTCTGGCCGCGGCGTCGCGTCTCGGCGATTACACGAACAAGGATATTTCGCGCGAATACGACGACGTACCGGGGAGACGGCATCGGTTCCACCTGAATTAA
- a CDS encoding amino acid ABC transporter ATP-binding protein: MITLDSVSKWFGKHQVLSDCSASVTKGEVVVVCGPSGSGKSTLIKTINGLEPFQKGSITVDGNRLDDPSVKLSQLRARVGMVFQHFELFPHLSVRDNLALAQMKVLRRPKDEAHEIGLRLLDRVGLKAHAQKFPGQLSGGQQQRVAIARALSMNPIAMLFDEPTSALDPEMINEVLDVMVELAREGMTMVCVTHEMGFARKVANRVLFMDAGVIVEDAKSDSFFHTPRSERARDFLAKILH; encoded by the coding sequence ATGATTACACTCGATAGCGTATCGAAGTGGTTCGGCAAGCATCAGGTCCTCTCGGATTGCAGCGCGTCGGTCACGAAAGGCGAAGTGGTTGTCGTCTGCGGGCCGTCTGGATCGGGCAAGTCGACGCTGATCAAGACGATCAATGGTCTGGAGCCGTTCCAGAAGGGCAGCATCACTGTCGACGGCAATCGGCTTGACGATCCTTCGGTCAAGCTCTCGCAGCTGCGTGCGCGCGTCGGCATGGTGTTCCAGCATTTCGAGTTGTTTCCACACCTGTCCGTTCGCGACAATCTCGCTCTTGCGCAGATGAAGGTGCTGCGACGGCCGAAGGATGAGGCTCACGAGATAGGACTGCGCCTTCTCGATCGGGTTGGGTTGAAAGCACATGCGCAGAAGTTTCCCGGCCAGTTGTCGGGCGGACAGCAGCAGCGGGTGGCGATCGCCCGTGCACTGTCGATGAACCCGATTGCGATGCTGTTCGACGAGCCAACGTCCGCACTCGACCCGGAAATGATCAACGAGGTGCTCGATGTGATGGTCGAACTCGCGCGTGAAGGAATGACGATGGTGTGCGTGACGCACGAGATGGGATTTGCGCGCAAAGTCGCAAATCGCGTGCTCTTCATGGATGCAGGTGTGATCGTTGAAGACGCGAAAAGCGACTCATTTTTCCATACGCCGCGCTCGGAGCGCGCGCGGGATTTTCTCGCCAAAATTCTGCACTAG
- a CDS encoding amino acid ABC transporter permease, translating to MEAFDLVVHSLPFLLRGALLTIKFAVASMVLGLVVGLIVAIVRISNSRILSATAQGYVSLMRGTPLLVQIFVVYYGLPDIGISLDPTAAGILTLTLNAGAYLSESMRGAILGISGGQWAASHSLGLTYMQTLRYVVCPQALRLAVPSLGNTLISLIKDTSLVSVITVTELLRSAQEAIASTFQPLPLYLAAAAIYWVLSTLLARIQFRIEKRCAMPSH from the coding sequence ATGGAAGCGTTTGATCTGGTCGTGCATAGCTTGCCCTTTCTGCTGAGGGGAGCCCTGCTTACCATTAAGTTCGCGGTCGCATCGATGGTGCTCGGATTGGTCGTCGGCCTCATTGTCGCGATCGTGCGTATCAGCAACAGCCGGATCCTGTCCGCAACCGCACAAGGGTACGTCAGCCTGATGCGTGGCACGCCGCTGCTCGTGCAGATCTTCGTGGTCTACTACGGGCTGCCCGACATCGGCATCTCGCTTGACCCGACGGCGGCCGGCATCCTCACGCTGACGCTCAATGCTGGCGCGTACCTTTCGGAGAGCATGCGTGGCGCAATCCTCGGGATCAGCGGCGGCCAGTGGGCCGCCTCGCACAGTCTCGGCCTGACGTATATGCAGACGCTGCGCTACGTCGTGTGCCCGCAGGCGCTGCGGCTTGCGGTGCCGAGTCTTGGGAACACCCTGATCAGCCTGATCAAGGATACATCGCTCGTTTCCGTCATTACCGTGACCGAACTGCTGCGTTCGGCGCAGGAAGCAATCGCGTCGACGTTCCAGCCACTTCCGTTGTATCTCGCTGCCGCGGCGATCTATTGGGTACTGAGTACTCTGCTAGCGCGAATCCAGTTTCGCATCGAAAAGCGATGCGCGATGCCGTCGCACTGA